Proteins encoded together in one Erinaceus europaeus chromosome 11, mEriEur2.1, whole genome shotgun sequence window:
- the SIKE1 gene encoding suppressor of IKBKE 1 encodes MSCTIEKILTDAKTLLERLREHDAAAESLVDQSAALHRRVAAMREAGTALPDQYQEDASDLKDISKYKPHILLSQENTQIRDLQQENRELWISLEEHQDALELIMSKYRRQMLQLMVAKKAVDAEPVLKAHQSHSAEIESQIDRICEMGEVMRKAVQVDDDQFCKIREKLAQLELENKELRELLSISSESLQAREEN; translated from the exons ATGAGCTGCACGATAGAGAAGATCCTGACAGACGCTAAAACGCTGCTAGAAAGGCTTCGGGAGCACGATGCGGCCGCGGAGTCACTGGTGGACCAGTCGGCGGCGCTGCACCGGCGGGTGGCAGCTATGCGGGAGGCGGGCACCGCGCTCCCAGATCAG TATCAAGAGGATGCATCCGATTTAAAGGACATATCCAAATACAAACCTCACATTCTGCTGTCCCAAGAGAACACACAGATTAGAGACTTGCAGCAGGAAAACAGAG agCTATGGATTTCCTTGGAAGAACATCAGGATGCTTTGGAACTCATCATGAGCAAGTACCGAAGACAGATGTTACAGTTAATGGTTGCTAAAAAAGCAGTGGATGCTGAACCAGTTCTGAAAGCTCACCAGTCTCACTCTGCA GAAATTGAAAGTCAGATTGACAGAATCTGTGAAATGGGGGAAGTAATGAGGAAAGCAGTCCAGGTGGATGATGACCAATTTTGTAAAATTCGGGAAAAACTAGCCCAGTTAGAG cttGAAAATAAGGAACTTAGAGAATTATTGTCTATCAGCAGTGAATCTCTTCAGGCAAGGGAGGAAAACTGA